In a genomic window of Amblyomma americanum isolate KBUSLIRL-KWMA chromosome 4, ASM5285725v1, whole genome shotgun sequence:
- the LOC144129832 gene encoding uncharacterized protein LOC144129832: PGAASCSCAAHQRLQRLQRGRRSLSCFQCSWLAEQQVNTKLEKEFARRWEKAYGHVEHAIDNPFKPPLLGKDAFSEPPTRADLASSRCGNCTKADGACARWTFYGNTGQPVNVTWMCVNSLATGCFVEHMANQFVKEVCLCADRHHCNVGSKVAVLSLAAVLFWATSSAFAWTLLS; encoded by the exons CCTGGCGCAGCGTCGTGTTCGTGCGCGGCCCACCAGCGCCTACAGCGGCTACAGCGGGGTCGGCGTAGCCTGAGCTGCTTCCAGTGCAGCTGGCTGGCCGAGCAGCAGGTTAACACCAAGCTCGAGAAGGAATTCGCAAGGCGGTGGGAGAAGGCGTACGGCCACGTGGAGCACGCCATCGACAACCCGTTCAAGCCACCACTGCTGGGCAAAGATGCGTTCTCCGAGCCGCCCACCAGGGCGGATCTTGCGTCGTCGCGCTGCGGCAACTGCACCAAGGCGGACGGCGCCTGCGCACGCTGGACCTTCTACGGGAACACGG GTCAGCCGGTGAACGTGACGTGGATGTGCGTGAACAGTCTGGCAACGGGATGTTTCGTAGAGCACATGGCCAACCAGTTCGTGAAGGAGGTCTGCCTGTGCGCTGACAGGCATCACTGCAACGTCGGCTCAAAGGTGGCAGTACTCTCCCTGGCAGCCGTGCTCTTCTGGGCGACGTCGTCCGCCTTCGCTTGGACGTTACTCTCTTGA